caaattttaaaaagaaaatacgaTTTCAAATATTCTTGACAcacttttgtattttaatacatttaattgtaaaaacaacattacaattttatttttagttattaaaatacttttaattaggtatctattaataatgtataatataattgtcttCGTTTTGGTaaatgagtattttaaattttaaacttaaatgtagtataattattaattccttGATCGTATAAACTTGTAGCTACTTTAAGAAAACTCAACTagaataatatcttaatatgtaTACTAACTTATTACGAAAAGAaagatgttaattattttaacatcattgtACTTTCGCAAGAACAAGTTGTCTCATAAGAAAAATAAGTAAAGCATCTAGGGTTTGGAAAAATTCAGGAACATAATAAATctaattaatagcaataatgttttcacaattaaaaaaataaattaatataaatactttttaggcTATAAAGAAAACAAAGAGTCGTTATCTCCTTTGTCATGTGTCAACTAAATAACGTTAtggttttggaaaaaaaatgatatgaaatttatatttttataacgggGCGAAGTATCAGGAAACACGTATATGAAAAacgtattgtaatttgtatgagcttttatgaaaaaaaccaaataaaacacaaaaaaaactcATACACTCATaatattctacatattatattatactatacctacaatacctacctactcgtatatcatattactatattggaTGTGTGCGAGGCTGTAaataatgtgcatttttatattgtaatcgtGAACTAATTTCGAAATAATTGGCTTAAAGGACTTTTGTtgtcaaaaacgaaaaaaataaacgaaactAATACGCGCAATATCGCAATTCGCAATAAACTTAAcacattaattacaattaaaaacgCAATTCTTTCGGGGGAATTATTTCGTTGACATTTTTAAGCTCCGAGtgcaaaattgttttgtttttgtctataatatttcatattttattataatacataatatttggtaGGCGCCTGCccctatgataatatttattgttaatcgGTTATTAAATGTACCCTATGCGTGCcgcttttgatttattttatacgataagAATTAGTTTACGTTTTGTCTCCTTGATAATTaacgatttataattattataattattataaaaccgtaACACGTTGTTTTAATGCAATTACTACACTGGGCATAATAACATCGTAACAATGCTGcagttgttgttattattatttttattataaaaactacccTCTGGCCAACGCCATCTAGTGACAGCAACTGCGCTCCAATGAATCGATGTTCGTACCCCTCGTCAGTGTACGCTCGGCCAACAAAACTGCACGCATGTGTTTCGCTCCGTTCCGTCGAGAAATTGTCGTCGATCTTTGGGCGAGATTTTAAAAACGCACATAATATCAAAATGGTAAGTacgacaaaaaatatattaattttcgcAGACACGAAATCAgctgttttgtttaaaaatatcacaAGAGTACGTCTAGacggtgatattttttttttttgctacgaTGGgtgaacttaataatatttttatctcgaTCGAGGTATTTACGGATTTGTttcgattgttattattttttgtcaatcgtggaaattaaatattaatatgatgaaacattttaaacaaatttttaactataatattggtGCATGTGAGTGTGCAATGTGCATGTACCAGGTGGttgtgtattgtatttattattaaatacatattaatttatacgtctttttattaattaaatattattatattttagtacggATTCGTGAATTACGCTTTAGAGCTGCTCGTGTTGAAAACATTTGGTGAAGAGACGTGGGAAAAAATCAAGTGagtactacataataatattattataaaacaaaacgtGAAATCCTGCagtagattattaattatttgtttcaatCAATTTgtaaacacttaaaatattgtatatttacagaAAAGATGCAGAGGTTACAATGGATGGTCAGTTTTTGGTCCGACAAATTTACGATGAcgaaattacatacaatttggTGTCGTCTGCCGCACAAATTCTcggtaaatataattgttattcaatatgttttagtttacctatattttattgccTAGGcttttatggttaaaaaaaacactatattaCATGTATTACTATAAGTCGGTATACTATAATTTGctagaaataacaataataatatacctaaaagtatttatgcatttttttttttaatactttggtTTATTTCAATTACCGcatacattgaaatattatattatattcaaagaaaaattaaaataatgtaataattcggattattaaataaaactaagtgatataaaatatatgattgaaaaataggttattttagttttaataaaaaaaacagttttcgaTTATGCGAGATATAAATGCTGTGTACGGCGATCATATACTTAGGCTGTTCAGTGTAaagcaatttaaataaataaacaatataaggTACCTACGGCATTTTTTACAGTGCATATTAAGGaagtgaacataataatatatacacatacatttatatttattatacagaattcaattttgaaaaaagcgtatatatattaataatattatccacgGGACTAGTTTTAACTCTTACActgatcataataaaaaaaaataataaaaaaagacctcgcgtaataatttatgtttgagATATGTTAATGAGCCCAGATATAAAGTGTTATATAATTTCGTGTGTTTATGCATTAGAACTGCCCGCAAGTAGCATATTAGAACTGTTCGGAAAGATGTTTTTCGAGTTTTGCCAGGATTCCGGTTACGATAAAATCCTACAGGTGCTCGGAGCCACACCCCGCGACTTTCTTCAAGTACGCATTGTTCGAGTCACATCCTTTGCGCAATACGATAACTGTTATCACCCGCTGTTTTTGTAGAATCTGGACGCTTTGCACGATCACTTGGGCACACTGTATCCGGGCATGAGAGCACCGTCTTTCCGGTGCACAGAAAGGACAGAGGACGGCGCACTAGTCTTACACTACTATTCCGACCGTCCCGGGTTGGAGTACATTGTCATCGGCATTGTGAAggttgtaaaaacaatattttacgaCCAACAATAACGAAACGACATAGTGAATATGACGTGTCgtggttttgatattatattatattgttttgtgtaTGTTTGTGTGTCTTGCAGACCGTCGCCAGAAAACTTCATAACACCGAGGTGGAAGTTGAGATATTACAAACTAAAGAGGAATGTGATCATGTGCAGTTCTTAATAACCGAAAAGAATACCACGGGTCAACGTCAGAGCGATCAAACAGCTGAAGTCGAGACACTATCGCAAGGTCATAACCAGAAATGTTTTTCTTCTTTCAATAAAAGTCaagaatatgtaaaaaaaaaaaaaaatagtatactgTTTCAACGTCGAAATCGGCTAAATATGCAAATCGTACCTACttatcatactataatatgctGTTTTGGATTTTAAccgaattcaaaaaaatacatagacctaacagtttttttttttttatataagatttAAGTCGTCAACAGTTAGgtactattactataatattatgttgaattatcAATATCGATTCgaaatgcattaatatttttattttgtctaaatAAAGTTgggtagtattttttttttcatagctttaatgattaagtatttttacttctattaaaattaaaacgaatacAAGTAGATTAAATccaatgaaaaacaatttaaatataaaaattatcatatccGTATGTTtcgattaattaaaaaaaatacataatgaacgtatacattttttttttaaatatataatattaattataatagctttatCAACCGGAACATGGGAtagttactattttttatatatttaaatacatatatatattatattatattattgcgttGCGAAACGACATCATAAGCGTATATAATGTAACGACTTTGCTATATTTTTGTAGAACCGAAAATTAGTCCGGCCACGTTTTGTCATGTGTTCCCATTCCATCTGATGTTCGACAGAGACTTGAACGTCCTTCAAACCGGTTGCACGATCACCAGAGTAATACCCATGGTACAAGGGCCAGAACCATGCaaattaacacaaattttatACCCCGTAGGTGTtaacactcacacacacacatacatacatacacccaagcataataaataataattattaatgttgactCGGTTGGGCAGGTAAGACCTCATTTGGAATTGACATTCGACAACATTCTAGCGCACATAAACACCGTGTACGTTCTGAACACAAAACCGGGAATTATGAACGGTGACTCCAACGACGGTTGTTCGATATCTCTGCGTCTTAAAGTAATGATAATCGATAGATCCAACTGTTCAGATACTTTATATACTGACTGCatgcgtttaaaatataaactgtctgtttgaaaataattaataccatgGTTAAAACGTCGGTTTGTTTTACAGGGCCAGATGCTGTATGTGCCGGAAACGGATCTAATGTTGTTTCTGTGTTACCCGAGTGTCGTGAATCTGGACGATTTGACCAAGTTAATACAAacacatttatacctaataatatatgttcataTTTTGATTGGACGTCCTcgtgttaggttaggtttaggTAATTGAGCTATAAACTATTGACgatgtttgttttgtttgttcGTCCCAGGCGGGGCCTGTACATCAGCGATATACCTTTACATGATGCCACCAGGGATTTGGTGTTGATGTCCGAACAATTCGAAGCCGATTTCAAACTGACCATGGATTTGGAATTTTTAACCGACAAGCTCCAGCAGACTTATAGGGAGCTGGAGagcgaaaaacaaaaaaccgaCAGGTAGTTCAATACAGCTAATCctcgaattgaaaaaaaaaacccagtTGTGTACCTTCGGCGATACGTgtttgcttaaaaaatcacattgcaaaaattaaaagcaaacataaaaaatacataaaataataatatagttcattTGATATCCaaataaattttgttcaataacGTCATTATGAGAATGTATCTAAATATTTCAGGCACGTACCTATACACAAAGTACaaaccataattattaataaaaaatattatttttcctagAATACTTGGaaagaaaatatgttattataaaactagTAGTTATAATAAGTTGTGGATTCGATGACAGGcacttatgtaggtatactacgtaaaatactatatataatactatatacgtgtctaaaatatttttaatccatcaataaaatatagactgataaaattgataacaatttGTTTACAACG
This portion of the Acyrthosiphon pisum isolate AL4f chromosome A1, pea_aphid_22Mar2018_4r6ur, whole genome shotgun sequence genome encodes:
- the LOC100160678 gene encoding guanylate cyclase soluble subunit beta-1 — its product is MYGFVNYALELLVLKTFGEETWEKIKKDAEVTMDGQFLVRQIYDDEITYNLVSSAAQILELPASSILELFGKMFFEFCQDSGYDKILQVLGATPRDFLQNLDALHDHLGTLYPGMRAPSFRCTERTEDGALVLHYYSDRPGLEYIVIGIVKTVARKLHNTEVEVEILQTKEECDHVQFLITEKNTTGQRQSDQTAEVETLSQEPKISPATFCHVFPFHLMFDRDLNVLQTGCTITRVIPMVQGPEPCKLTQILYPVRPHLELTFDNILAHINTVYVLNTKPGIMNGDSNDGCSISLRLKGQMLYVPETDLMLFLCYPSVVNLDDLTKRGLYISDIPLHDATRDLVLMSEQFEADFKLTMDLEFLTDKLQQTYRELESEKQKTDRLLYSVLPISVATELRHKRPVPPKRFECVTLLFSGIVGFSDYCAGHADSKGAMKIVRMLNQLYTAFDVLTDPKKNPNVYKVETVGDKYMAVSGLPEPCEEHVRCIARLALDMMDLSHTVVVDGVPVRLTIGIHSGEVVTGVIGHRMPRYCLFGNTVNLTSRTETTGIPGKINVSENAYNVLNQSNNWDPQFEFTYRGLVPMKGKPEPMKVWILTRKRAGDENTEALQQ